From the Clostridia bacterium genome, one window contains:
- a CDS encoding adenylate/guanylate cyclase domain-containing protein, with product MRRSLTKVALLILAAVILFVATLSFTGVLEPWELALYDTWFNLRGTVAPSGEVVVVGIDDASVAEIGPWPWSREVYGRLLEQLALAPVVGFDLILDVPGDPEGDRAFVQAMGEHGGVVLATMFSFSQEDGEVYTELLMPADPFWETLMATGFVNTPEDLDNKVRGIIPVDLNLMEQPYPSLSIATALLAMGHAPDDLELLGRSLRVGERIVPLTGEGKLLLDFYGPAETIPTYSFADVALGRIPPEEFRDKVVFVGVTSPLFHDQVQTPFTKGNMVLDGKLAPPGVELHATVVENMLHGEFFQRAPAPVNLALIVLGGLLAFLLTGRKNPWVGFAITVGILVLFTAAVTHFWYRNHYWINLAAPALSVSMTYLGLTIEGYVRAELERRKTKALFGRYVSPAVVEQLLANPDQVQLGGVRQDVTVMFSDIRGFTAYSEGRPPEEVVQRPNEYMTEMTAIIFRHGGMLDKYLGDGLMAVFGAPIPYPDHARRALAASLEMQKRLEELNQIWIARGEKTFKSGVGLNSGSVIVGNIGSPERMDYTVIGEDVNLASRLEGMNKEFGTSIILSGRTLKSLEATGAAADFDIRPLGAVPVRGFEEPIPIYTVDGWAAKEAPQVS from the coding sequence AACCATGGGAACTTGCCCTCTACGACACCTGGTTCAACCTCCGGGGCACCGTGGCCCCCAGCGGGGAGGTAGTGGTGGTGGGGATCGATGATGCCTCCGTGGCGGAGATCGGTCCCTGGCCCTGGTCCAGGGAGGTTTATGGCCGGCTGCTGGAGCAACTGGCACTGGCCCCGGTGGTGGGTTTTGACTTGATCCTGGATGTGCCTGGTGACCCGGAGGGGGACCGGGCTTTTGTCCAGGCCATGGGGGAACATGGGGGTGTGGTGCTGGCTACCATGTTCTCCTTCTCCCAGGAAGATGGAGAAGTCTATACGGAGCTCCTGATGCCCGCCGATCCTTTCTGGGAGACCCTTATGGCCACGGGTTTTGTCAATACGCCGGAGGATTTGGATAACAAAGTGCGCGGTATTATCCCGGTGGATCTCAACTTGATGGAACAGCCCTATCCCAGTTTGAGCATTGCCACGGCTTTACTGGCCATGGGCCATGCCCCGGATGATTTGGAGCTTTTGGGCCGCAGCTTGCGGGTAGGGGAGAGAATCGTGCCTTTAACCGGGGAGGGCAAACTCCTGCTGGATTTCTACGGGCCGGCGGAAACCATTCCCACCTATAGTTTTGCCGACGTGGCCTTGGGCCGGATTCCGCCCGAGGAGTTCCGGGACAAAGTGGTTTTTGTCGGCGTGACCTCTCCTTTGTTCCACGACCAGGTGCAGACGCCCTTTACCAAGGGGAATATGGTTCTGGACGGGAAACTGGCCCCGCCCGGGGTGGAACTCCACGCCACCGTGGTAGAGAACATGCTTCACGGGGAATTCTTCCAACGGGCACCGGCGCCGGTGAATTTGGCTCTGATTGTGCTCGGTGGTTTATTGGCTTTTCTCCTGACAGGCAGAAAAAACCCATGGGTGGGCTTTGCCATTACCGTGGGGATCCTGGTCTTGTTTACTGCTGCTGTCACCCATTTCTGGTATCGCAATCATTACTGGATTAATCTGGCGGCCCCGGCCCTGTCCGTCTCCATGACTTACCTGGGCTTGACCATTGAAGGTTATGTACGGGCGGAATTGGAGCGGCGGAAAACAAAGGCCCTGTTCGGCCGCTATGTGTCCCCGGCGGTGGTGGAGCAGCTCCTGGCCAACCCGGACCAGGTGCAGCTGGGGGGAGTGCGCCAAGATGTCACCGTCATGTTTTCCGACATCCGCGGTTTCACTGCCTACAGTGAAGGGCGGCCGCCGGAAGAAGTGGTGCAGCGGCCCAATGAGTACATGACGGAAATGACCGCCATTATCTTCCGCCACGGCGGGATGCTGGATAAGTACCTGGGCGACGGCCTCATGGCCGTGTTCGGAGCGCCCATCCCTTATCCGGATCACGCCCGGCGAGCCTTGGCCGCCAGCCTGGAGATGCAAAAGCGGCTGGAAGAGTTGAACCAGATCTGGATTGCCAGGGGGGAGAAGACCTTCAAATCCGGGGTAGGACTGAACTCCGGAAGCGTCATCGTGGGCAACATCGGCAGTCCGGAAAGAATGGATTACACGGTCATCGGGGAGGATGTGAACCTGGCTTCCCGGTTGGAAGGGATGAATAAGGAGTTCGGCACCAGCATTATTCTCTCGGGACGCACCCTAAAAAGCCTGGAAGCTACCGGCGCTGCCGCCGATTTTGACATTCGCCCTCTGGGAGCGGTACCGGTCCGGGGGTTTGAAGAACCGATACCCATCTATACCGTGGACGGATGGGCGGCTAAGGAAGCGCCTCAAGTCAGTTGA